AAGACACCGGCAAGGGCTGGATTACAGCCGAATACGGGATGCTGCCCTGCTCGACAAATTCGCGGATGCGGCGGGAGGCTGAAAAAGGTCGTTCTGGTCGCACCTATGAAATTCAGCGTCTTATTGGTCGCTCCTTGCGTATGATGGTTGATCTGGACACCCTTGGCGAGCGGACCCTGCGGAT
This genomic window from Desulfobulbaceae bacterium contains:
- the rph gene encoding ribonuclease PH is translated as MRKERKPDQLRSVEIIKGFQPQADASVLIKMGNTHVLCAVTVEDSVPRFLKDTGKGWITAEYGMLPCSTNSRMRREAEKGRSGRTYEIQRLIGRSLRMMVDLDTLGERTLR